A single region of the Halorubrum depositum genome encodes:
- a CDS encoding DNA-directed RNA polymerase subunit D, whose protein sequence is MTEDEFDVQYVERDERSARVLIRGLTPAFANGIRRAMIADVPTFSIDTVRFVENSSVMFDEMIGLRLGLVPLTTPLDDFEVGDEVTLALDVEGPATAYSGDIESADPLVGVADENVPIIELKEGQRLEFEADAVLNTGKEHAKHQGGVSVGYRHLQRVSVEGDLGEFDDDEPRILRGVIETPDGSIELTDEFDNDLSERFPGKEVAIEDVPGAFVFHIETDGSFSVEELLLRAIDSIEERADELQTKVAV, encoded by the coding sequence ATGACGGAAGACGAATTCGACGTCCAGTACGTCGAACGGGACGAACGCAGCGCGCGGGTGCTGATCCGCGGGCTCACGCCGGCGTTCGCGAACGGCATCCGCCGCGCGATGATCGCCGACGTCCCGACGTTCTCGATCGACACCGTCCGGTTCGTCGAGAACTCCTCCGTCATGTTCGACGAGATGATCGGCCTCCGGCTGGGGCTGGTGCCCCTGACGACGCCGCTCGACGACTTCGAGGTCGGCGACGAGGTCACCCTCGCGCTCGACGTCGAGGGACCGGCGACGGCGTACTCCGGCGACATCGAGAGCGCCGACCCGCTCGTCGGCGTCGCCGACGAGAACGTGCCGATCATCGAGCTGAAGGAGGGACAGCGGCTGGAGTTCGAAGCGGACGCGGTGCTGAACACCGGCAAGGAGCACGCCAAACACCAGGGCGGCGTCTCCGTCGGCTACCGCCACCTCCAGCGCGTCTCGGTCGAGGGCGACCTCGGCGAGTTCGACGACGACGAGCCGCGGATCCTCCGCGGCGTCATCGAGACGCCCGACGGTTCGATAGAGCTCACCGACGAGTTCGACAACGACCTCTCGGAGCGGTTCCCCGGGAAGGAGGTCGCGATCGAGGACGTCCCCGGCGCGTTCGTCTTCCACATCGAGACGGACGGGTCGTTCAGCGTCGAGGA
- a CDS encoding 30S ribosomal protein S11, translating into MSESEDGKWGIAHVYASFNNTLITVTDETGAETIAKSSGGTVVKQNRDEASPYAAMQMAEVVAERVKDAGLEGVHVRVRGPGGNLNKSTGPGAQATIRALSRAGVEIGRIEDVTPIPHDGTKAPKNKRV; encoded by the coding sequence ATGAGTGAATCCGAGGACGGAAAGTGGGGCATCGCCCACGTGTACGCGTCGTTCAACAACACGCTCATCACGGTCACCGACGAGACGGGCGCCGAGACGATCGCCAAGTCGTCCGGCGGCACCGTGGTGAAGCAGAACCGCGACGAGGCGTCGCCGTACGCCGCCATGCAGATGGCGGAGGTCGTCGCCGAGCGCGTCAAGGACGCCGGCTTAGAGGGCGTGCACGTTCGCGTGCGCGGCCCCGGCGGCAACCTCAACAAGTCCACCGGACCCGGTGCGCAGGCGACGATCCGCGCGCTCTCGCGTGCGGGCGTCGAGATCGGCCGGATCGAGGACGTCACGCCCATCCCGCACGACGGGACGAAGGCGCCAAAGAACAAGCGAGTCTGA